The DNA sequence TTGAAAGAAAAGCAATTTTGGAATCGTATTTTAGAATTTGCTCAAGAAAGATTGACTCGATCTATGTATGATTTCTATGCTACACCTGCTGAACTCATCAAAGTAGAAGAAAACACAGCTACTATATTTCTACCGAGATCAGAGATGGAAATGGTGTGGGAAAAGCAATTAAAAGATATTATTGTTGCTGCTGGTTTTGAAATTTATGATTCTGAAATCAAACCTCACTATATTTTCACTAAACCTCAGAGTACAGAATCTCCTCAAGTAAATGATACGAATAGTGTCTCTACTTACGATTACACACCTGCACTACCAACGATTCCCTATTCCGAAACAGGGTTAAAAGAAAAATATACCTTTGATAACTTTATTCAAGGTGATGGGAATGTTTGGGCGGTATCCGCTGCATTAGCTGTATCTGAAGATTTAGCTCTTACCTACAATCCTCTTTTCATCTATGGAGGACCTGGTCTTGGAAAGACTCACTTGCTCAATGCGATTGGAAATGAGATTTTGAAAAATATTCCTGATGCGCGTGTCAAGTACATTCCTGCCGAAAGTTTTATCAATGACTTTCTTGAACACTTGCGACTTGGGGAAATGGAAAAGTTCAAAAAGACTTACCGTAGTCTTGATCTCTTATTGATCGATGATATCCAATCTCTCAGTGGCAAAAAAGTCGCAACCCAGGAAGAATTTTTCAATACCTTCAATGCTCTTCATGATAAGCAGAAACAGATTGTCCTAACCAGTGATCGAAGTCCTAAACACCTAGAAGGCCTTGAGGAGAGGCTTGTCACGCGCTTTAGCTGGGGATTGACGCAAAATATCACCCCTCCTGACTTTGAGACACGTATCGCCATTCTTCAAAGTAAAACAGAGCATTTGGATTACCATTTTCAAAGTGATACTCTGGAATACTTGGCTGGCCAATTTGATTCAAATGTTCGAGAACTGGAAGGAGCAATCAATGATATCACTTTAATTGCCAGAGTGAAGAAGATTAAGGATATCACTATTGATATTGCTGCAGAAGCTATCAGAGCACGTAAGCAAGATGCACGCCAGATACTTGTTATTCCAATTGAGAAAATCCAAACTGAAGTTGGTAATTTTTATGGAGTGAGCGTCAAAGAAATGAAGGGGACGAGACGAGTTCAAAACATCGTTTTGGCACGTCAGGTTGCTATGTATCTAGCTAGAGAACTGACAGATAATAGTCTTCCAAAAATAGGAAAAGAATTTGGCGGAAAGGATCACACCACCGTTATTCATGCCCATGCCAAAATTAAATCACTAATTGACGAAGACGATAATTTACGTTTAGAAGTAGAAGCAATCAAAAAGAAAATTAAGTAGTTTGTGGATAACTTTTTATTTTTCATCTTTTTTATCCACAATTTTTAAACAAGCTTAAAAGCTTGAATTTACTAAATAGCACCCAGTTTTCCACAGAATTCACACACCCTATTATTACTATTAACTTTCTAATACTAAAAATAAATAAAGGAGAATCCATGATTCATTTTTCAATCAATAAAAATTTATTTCTACAAGCCTTAAATACTACAAAACGGGCAATTAGCTCAAAAAATGCTATTCCAATTTTATCAACAATTAAAATTGATGTTACAAATGAAGGAATTACTTTAATTGGCTCAAACGGGCAAATTTCTATTGAGAATTTCATTTCTCAAAAGAATGAAGATGCTGGTCTCTTGATTACTTCTTTGGGTTCGATTCTTCTTGAAGCCTCTTTCTTTATCAATGTTGTATCCAGTCTTCCAGATGTAACGCTTGATTTCAAAGAAATTGAACAAAAACAAATTGTCTTAACAAGTGGTAAATCAGAAATTACTCTAAAAGGAAAAGATAGCGAACAGTACCCACGAATCCAAGAAATTTCAGCAAGCACACCTTTGATTCTTGAAACAAAAATGCTCAAGAAAATTATCAATGAAACAGCTTTTGCTGCAAGTACGCAAGAAAGTCGTCCAATTTTAACAGGTGTTCATTTTGTATTGAGCAAACACAAGGAACTAAAAACAGTTGCAACAGACTCTCATCGCCTTAGCCAGAAAAAATTGACTCTTGAAAAAAATGGAGATGATTTCGATGTAGTAATTCCTAGTCGTTCTCTACGCGAATTTTCAGCGGTATTTACGGATGATATTGAAACTGTGGAGATTTTCTTTGCAAATAATCAAATCCTCTTTAGAAGCGAAAATATTAGCTTCTATACTCGTCTCCTAGAAGGAAACTATCCTGATACAGATCGTTTGATTCCAACAGACTTTAACACTACAATTACTTTTGATGTGGTTAATTTGCGTCAATCTATGGAGCGTGCTCGTCTCTTATCAAGTGCGACTCAAAATGGTACTGTGAAGCTTGAAATTAAAAGTGGGGTTGTTAGTGCCCATGTTCACTCTCCAGAAGTTGGTAAAGTAAACGAAGAAATCGATACGGAGCAGGTGACTGGTGATGATTTGACTATTAGTTTCAACCCAACTTACTTGATTGACTCCCTCAAGGCTTTAAATAGCGAAAAGGTAACTATTAGCTTTATCTCAGCTGTTCGTCCATTTACTCTTGTGCCAGCAGATACTGACGAAGATTT is a window from the Streptococcus oralis genome containing:
- the dnaA gene encoding chromosomal replication initiator protein DnaA, which produces MKEKQFWNRILEFAQERLTRSMYDFYATPAELIKVEENTATIFLPRSEMEMVWEKQLKDIIVAAGFEIYDSEIKPHYIFTKPQSTESPQVNDTNSVSTYDYTPALPTIPYSETGLKEKYTFDNFIQGDGNVWAVSAALAVSEDLALTYNPLFIYGGPGLGKTHLLNAIGNEILKNIPDARVKYIPAESFINDFLEHLRLGEMEKFKKTYRSLDLLLIDDIQSLSGKKVATQEEFFNTFNALHDKQKQIVLTSDRSPKHLEGLEERLVTRFSWGLTQNITPPDFETRIAILQSKTEHLDYHFQSDTLEYLAGQFDSNVRELEGAINDITLIARVKKIKDITIDIAAEAIRARKQDARQILVIPIEKIQTEVGNFYGVSVKEMKGTRRVQNIVLARQVAMYLARELTDNSLPKIGKEFGGKDHTTVIHAHAKIKSLIDEDDNLRLEVEAIKKKIK
- the dnaN gene encoding DNA polymerase III subunit beta; its protein translation is MIHFSINKNLFLQALNTTKRAISSKNAIPILSTIKIDVTNEGITLIGSNGQISIENFISQKNEDAGLLITSLGSILLEASFFINVVSSLPDVTLDFKEIEQKQIVLTSGKSEITLKGKDSEQYPRIQEISASTPLILETKMLKKIINETAFAASTQESRPILTGVHFVLSKHKELKTVATDSHRLSQKKLTLEKNGDDFDVVIPSRSLREFSAVFTDDIETVEIFFANNQILFRSENISFYTRLLEGNYPDTDRLIPTDFNTTITFDVVNLRQSMERARLLSSATQNGTVKLEIKSGVVSAHVHSPEVGKVNEEIDTEQVTGDDLTISFNPTYLIDSLKALNSEKVTISFISAVRPFTLVPADTDEDFMQLITPVRTN